Proteins from a genomic interval of Geodermatophilus obscurus DSM 43160:
- a CDS encoding glucosyl-3-phosphoglycerate synthase yields MRPDVRRWLHSRTFAAETWAAPDLVAVKGTRGCTVSVVLPALDEERTVGTIVATIRDHLVERCPLVDEVVVVDSGSSDRTAEVAAAAGARVVAADTVLPRHGSRPGKGEALWKSLHVTSGDLLVFIDADLVAFDPRFVVGLLGPLLTDPTVGYVKALYDRPLTTTDGIVPSGGGRVTELVARPLLNAFWPELAGFVQPLSGEYAGRRELLEQVPFVSGYGVELGLLVDLAALAGLDALAQVDFGTRQHTHQADAALGRMAGQILHTALARRPGAGRPKRELLQFLRTADGLEGVSWDVGVVERPPMRSVRAVEGGRRGRA; encoded by the coding sequence GTGCGACCTGACGTCCGACGCTGGCTCCACTCCCGCACCTTCGCCGCCGAGACCTGGGCGGCACCCGACCTGGTGGCCGTCAAGGGCACCCGCGGCTGCACCGTCAGCGTGGTGCTCCCCGCCCTCGACGAGGAACGCACCGTGGGCACGATCGTGGCCACGATCCGCGACCACCTCGTCGAGCGCTGCCCGCTGGTCGACGAGGTGGTCGTCGTCGACAGCGGCTCCAGCGACCGGACGGCGGAGGTGGCGGCAGCGGCCGGCGCCCGCGTCGTCGCCGCCGACACGGTGCTCCCCCGGCACGGCAGCCGGCCGGGCAAGGGCGAGGCGCTGTGGAAGTCGCTGCACGTCACCAGCGGCGACCTGCTGGTGTTCATCGACGCCGATCTGGTCGCCTTCGACCCGCGGTTCGTCGTCGGCCTGCTCGGCCCGCTGCTCACCGACCCCACCGTCGGCTACGTCAAGGCCCTTTACGACCGGCCGCTGACCACCACCGACGGCATCGTCCCCTCCGGCGGCGGCCGGGTCACCGAGCTGGTCGCCCGGCCGCTGCTCAACGCCTTCTGGCCGGAGCTCGCCGGCTTCGTGCAGCCGCTGTCGGGCGAGTACGCCGGCCGTCGCGAGCTGCTCGAGCAGGTGCCGTTCGTCTCCGGCTACGGCGTGGAGCTGGGCCTGCTGGTCGACCTCGCGGCGCTGGCCGGCCTCGACGCCCTGGCCCAGGTCGACTTCGGCACCCGGCAGCACACCCACCAGGCCGACGCCGCGCTCGGCCGCATGGCCGGGCAGATCCTGCACACCGCGCTGGCGCGCCGGCCCGGCGCCGGCCGCCCGAAGCGCGAGCTGCTGCAGTTCCTGCGCACCGCCGACGGCCTCGAGGGCGTCAGCTGGGACGTCGGCGTGGTGGAGCGGCCGCCGATGCGGTCGGTCCGCGCCGTCGAGGGCGGACGGAGGGGGCGGGCGTGA
- a CDS encoding DedA family protein, with the protein MSAGALAAGWTDGSSIGYPVLFGAVLLGSVVPVVPTGAVVGAGAAFAVTAHELNLTLVVLVATLGAWAGDLVTFAICRFGGPAAVRWVARGQHADRIEEVREQFRRHGWQIVVVGRLLPAGRIPVLLAAGALAYPWRRLLPASLLAAFLWAVAYATLGVVSGGIFDSPLVAVLLATVLVLIVGAVLNAVGSQRRRTPDPEPEPDPSACGPA; encoded by the coding sequence GTGAGCGCCGGCGCGCTCGCCGCGGGCTGGACCGACGGCTCGTCGATCGGCTACCCGGTCCTCTTCGGCGCCGTGCTGCTCGGCTCGGTCGTGCCCGTCGTGCCGACCGGAGCGGTCGTCGGCGCCGGCGCCGCGTTCGCCGTCACCGCCCACGAGCTCAACCTCACGCTGGTCGTGCTGGTGGCCACGCTCGGCGCCTGGGCCGGCGACCTGGTCACCTTCGCGATCTGCCGGTTCGGCGGTCCCGCGGCGGTCCGCTGGGTCGCTCGCGGCCAGCACGCCGACCGGATCGAGGAGGTCCGCGAGCAGTTCCGCCGGCACGGCTGGCAGATCGTCGTCGTCGGCCGGCTGCTGCCCGCGGGGCGCATCCCGGTGCTGCTGGCGGCCGGTGCGCTGGCCTACCCGTGGCGGCGGCTGCTGCCGGCGTCCCTGCTCGCCGCCTTCCTCTGGGCCGTCGCCTACGCCACCCTCGGCGTGGTCAGCGGCGGCATCTTCGACTCCCCGCTGGTCGCCGTCCTGCTGGCCACCGTGCTGGTGCTGATCGTGGGGGCGGTGCTCAACGCGGTCGGCTCGCAGCGCCGGCGCACCCCTGACCCGGAGCCCGAGCCCGACCCCTCGGCCTGCGGGCCGGCATGA
- a CDS encoding glucosyl-3-phosphoglycerate synthase, whose protein sequence is MRPDARAWFELRTSSAPSLDALDLDALLRAKRRGQHRVSVVLPARDEEATVGRLVGDLHEHWVRRTPLVDELLVVDSDSTDATAAVARAAGADVVATADVLPCHGSRRGKGEALWKSLAATTGDLVVFLDADLLGDVPHFVPGLLAPLLTDPQVDYVKGCYTRPLEVDGSSVPAGGGRVTELTARPLLNALWPELAGFVQPLGGEYAGRRSALERVPFVSGYGVEVGLLVDLLELCGLAGLAQVDLGVRRHTSQDQEALGRMAGQVVSTVLARAGRGWAGGLLTQFRHDGTGFVPHSTAVAVDERPPMVSVPEYRALLDVVVVG, encoded by the coding sequence ATGCGACCCGACGCGCGCGCCTGGTTCGAGCTCCGCACCTCCTCGGCTCCCTCGCTGGACGCGCTCGACCTCGACGCCCTGCTGCGCGCCAAGCGGCGCGGGCAGCACCGGGTGAGCGTCGTCCTCCCCGCCCGCGACGAGGAGGCGACGGTGGGCCGGCTGGTCGGCGACCTGCACGAGCACTGGGTGCGGCGGACGCCGCTGGTCGACGAGCTGCTGGTCGTCGACTCCGACTCCACCGACGCGACCGCCGCGGTGGCCCGGGCCGCGGGGGCCGACGTCGTCGCCACCGCCGACGTGCTCCCCTGCCACGGCAGCCGCCGCGGCAAGGGCGAGGCGCTGTGGAAGTCGCTGGCCGCGACCACCGGCGACCTGGTCGTCTTCCTCGACGCCGACCTGCTCGGCGACGTTCCGCACTTCGTGCCCGGGCTGCTCGCGCCGCTGCTGACGGACCCGCAGGTCGACTACGTCAAGGGCTGCTACACCCGGCCGCTCGAGGTGGACGGGTCGTCGGTGCCGGCCGGCGGCGGGCGGGTCACCGAGCTGACCGCGCGGCCGCTGCTCAACGCGCTGTGGCCGGAGCTCGCCGGGTTCGTGCAGCCGCTGGGCGGCGAGTACGCCGGACGGCGGTCCGCGCTGGAACGGGTGCCGTTCGTGTCGGGCTACGGCGTGGAGGTCGGGCTGCTGGTCGACCTGCTGGAGCTCTGCGGACTGGCCGGGCTCGCGCAGGTCGACCTCGGCGTGCGCCGGCACACCTCGCAGGACCAGGAGGCGCTGGGCCGGATGGCGGGGCAGGTCGTCTCCACCGTGCTCGCCCGGGCCGGGCGCGGGTGGGCCGGCGGGCTGCTCACCCAGTTCCGCCACGACGGCACCGGGTTCGTGCCGCACAGCACCGCGGTCGCCGTCGACGAGCGGCCGCCGATGGTGAGCGTGCCGGAGTACCGGGCGCTGCTGGACGTCGTCGTCGTCGGCTGA
- a CDS encoding MBL fold metallo-hydrolase, translated as MGRPHLHFLGHSTVRVELAGHVVLTDPLLTGRVGPLRRVVPVPASETYAGVDLVLLSHLHGDHLHLPSLRLLGPDVRVVAPRGAGAWLRARGLRHVTEVLPGESLTHGALRVTAVPAEHAGHRWGPRLTHGPDTPAVGHLVEGGGRTVYAAGDTDLTDAMDLLGERGVDVALLPVWSWGLTLGPGHLDPAGAAEAVARLRPRVAVPVHWGTLALRGVAHLPRMRRLLTDPPRDFAAAVAARGLDTAVVVAEPGQPVPLPVGTTS; from the coding sequence GTGGGCAGACCGCACCTGCACTTCCTCGGCCACTCGACGGTGCGCGTCGAGCTCGCCGGGCACGTCGTGCTGACCGATCCGCTGCTCACCGGCCGCGTCGGGCCGCTGCGCCGCGTGGTGCCGGTGCCCGCGTCGGAGACCTACGCCGGCGTCGACCTGGTCCTCCTCAGCCACCTGCACGGCGACCACCTGCACCTGCCCTCGCTGCGGCTGCTGGGCCCGGACGTGCGGGTCGTCGCCCCCCGCGGTGCCGGCGCGTGGCTGCGCGCGCGGGGCCTCCGCCACGTGACCGAGGTGCTGCCCGGCGAGAGCCTCACCCACGGCGCACTGCGGGTCACCGCCGTCCCGGCCGAGCACGCCGGGCACCGCTGGGGCCCGCGGCTGACCCACGGCCCGGACACCCCCGCGGTCGGCCACCTGGTCGAGGGCGGCGGGCGCACCGTCTACGCCGCGGGCGACACCGACCTGACCGACGCGATGGACCTGCTGGGCGAGCGCGGGGTCGACGTCGCGCTGCTACCGGTGTGGAGCTGGGGCCTCACGCTCGGCCCCGGCCACCTCGACCCGGCGGGCGCGGCCGAGGCGGTCGCGCGGCTGCGGCCGCGGGTCGCCGTCCCCGTGCACTGGGGCACCCTCGCGCTCCGCGGCGTGGCACACCTGCCGCGGATGCGCCGGCTGCTCACCGACCCGCCGCGGGACTTCGCCGCCGCCGTCGCCGCCCGCGGCCTGGACACCGCCGTGGTGGTAGCCGAGCCGGGGCAGCCGGTGCCGCTGCCCGTCGGGACGACGTCGTGA
- a CDS encoding phage holin family protein: MTAPSGRVLQRGRTPARVLLTWAASTAALVVLDRWLGAFTMPSWWQPPLIALLLGLLTGVVWPLVMRVALPLAFFTLGLGSFLLLGAAVLGLSFLVPGVVIADLRTAVVVGAAMAGVSGLVSSVLALDEDELFFRRARRRARGTADAAPCPPGVLFLQIDALSHDTARRAVRDGSMPNLAAWLRSGSHVLTSWHTDWSSQTGASVCGILHGSNADIPGFRWYDKDRDRIVRVSSPTDAAEIERAHSDGRGLLAGGGAGHGNLFTGDATHVSLTMSSLAHVVPAASRRARQRRDRPGTGYYAYFANPGNALRTLAVSLVDVYRELVAAARERRDDVRPRVSRGGIYPLARPGTTVVSRDVVVFALLEDMLAGRPVAYADFLGYDEAAHHGGLERADSLAVLHSIDQQIGRLHRAAQLAPREYHLVCLSDHGQTQGESFATRFGETVEQLVGQLCGGPGDLPDRHLTGPRDSRRLTEGWQVGAALAEGGGPIARRLRERVERAEGVPHAHQLPTDREGRVPRVAPGVVVAVSGHTAMVSFADIPGRVSLEEIERHWPALLPGLVDHDGVGFLLVHSEEHGPVALGRDGLHRLASGTVLGEDPLLPYGPHAARLVARASTFPHCPDVVVNSRYDPATDEASAFEPHVGSHGGLGGPQQHAFLLHPRSFRPPGEVVGAEQLHRVLRGWLTDLGHPEPTGDGAAVGALSATALRSSDVPV, translated from the coding sequence ATGACCGCTCCCTCCGGGCGGGTCCTCCAGCGGGGCCGGACGCCGGCGCGCGTCCTGCTCACCTGGGCGGCCAGCACCGCCGCGCTCGTCGTCCTCGACCGCTGGCTCGGTGCGTTCACGATGCCGTCGTGGTGGCAGCCGCCGCTGATCGCGCTGCTGCTGGGCCTGCTCACCGGCGTCGTGTGGCCGCTGGTCATGCGGGTCGCGCTGCCGCTGGCCTTCTTCACCCTGGGCCTGGGCAGCTTCCTGCTGCTGGGGGCCGCGGTGCTCGGCCTGTCCTTCCTCGTGCCCGGCGTCGTCATCGCCGACCTGCGCACGGCGGTCGTCGTCGGCGCCGCCATGGCCGGCGTCTCCGGGCTGGTCAGCAGCGTGCTCGCCCTCGACGAGGACGAGCTGTTCTTCCGCCGCGCGCGCCGCCGGGCCCGGGGGACCGCGGACGCCGCACCGTGCCCGCCCGGCGTGCTGTTCCTGCAGATCGACGCGCTGTCCCACGACACCGCCCGGCGCGCCGTCCGCGACGGGTCGATGCCCAACCTGGCCGCCTGGCTGCGCTCGGGCAGCCACGTGCTGACCTCCTGGCACACCGACTGGAGCTCGCAGACCGGCGCCTCGGTCTGCGGCATCCTGCACGGCTCCAACGCCGACATCCCGGGCTTCCGCTGGTACGACAAGGACCGCGACCGGATCGTCCGGGTCTCCTCGCCGACCGACGCCGCCGAGATCGAGCGGGCGCACTCCGACGGCCGCGGGCTGCTGGCCGGTGGTGGGGCGGGCCACGGCAACCTGTTCACCGGCGACGCCACGCACGTCAGCCTCACGATGAGCTCGCTGGCGCACGTCGTCCCCGCGGCCAGCCGCCGGGCCCGGCAGCGGCGCGACCGGCCCGGCACCGGGTACTACGCCTACTTCGCCAACCCGGGGAACGCCCTGCGCACCCTCGCGGTCTCCCTCGTCGACGTGTACCGCGAGCTGGTCGCCGCCGCCCGCGAACGCCGCGACGACGTCCGCCCGCGGGTGTCGCGCGGCGGCATCTACCCGCTGGCCCGCCCGGGGACGACGGTCGTCTCCCGCGACGTCGTCGTCTTCGCGCTGCTGGAGGACATGCTCGCCGGCCGGCCGGTCGCCTACGCCGACTTTCTCGGCTACGACGAGGCGGCGCACCATGGCGGGCTCGAGCGGGCCGACAGCCTGGCCGTGCTGCACAGCATCGACCAGCAGATCGGCCGGCTGCACCGCGCCGCCCAGCTGGCGCCGCGGGAGTACCACCTGGTGTGCCTCTCCGACCACGGGCAGACCCAGGGCGAGTCCTTCGCCACCCGCTTCGGGGAGACCGTCGAGCAGCTGGTCGGCCAGCTCTGCGGCGGGCCCGGCGACCTGCCGGACCGGCACCTCACGGGCCCACGGGACAGCCGGCGGCTCACCGAGGGCTGGCAGGTCGGGGCGGCGCTCGCGGAGGGCGGCGGGCCCATCGCCCGCCGGCTGCGCGAGCGGGTGGAACGCGCCGAGGGGGTGCCGCACGCGCACCAGCTGCCCACCGACCGGGAGGGCCGGGTGCCGCGGGTCGCCCCGGGCGTGGTCGTCGCCGTCTCCGGCCACACCGCGATGGTCTCGTTCGCCGACATCCCCGGCCGGGTGTCGCTGGAGGAGATCGAGCGGCACTGGCCGGCGCTGCTGCCCGGCCTGGTCGACCACGACGGCGTCGGCTTCCTGCTCGTGCACTCCGAGGAGCACGGGCCGGTGGCGCTCGGCCGCGACGGGCTGCACCGGCTGGCGTCGGGCACGGTCCTCGGCGAGGACCCGCTGCTCCCCTACGGCCCGCACGCCGCCCGGCTGGTGGCCCGCGCCTCGACGTTCCCGCACTGCCCGGACGTCGTCGTCAACAGCCGCTACGACCCGGCCACCGACGAGGCCTCGGCGTTCGAGCCGCACGTCGGCTCCCACGGCGGGCTCGGCGGGCCGCAGCAGCACGCCTTCCTGCTGCACCCGCGCTCGTTCCGGCCGCCCGGCGAGGTCGTCGGCGCCGAGCAGCTGCACCGGGTCCTCCGCGGCTGGCTCACCGACCTGGGCCACCCCGAGCCGACGGGGGACGGCGCCGCCGTCGGGGCACTCAGCGCGACCGCACTGCGCTCCTCCGACGTCCCGGTGTGA
- a CDS encoding glycosyltransferase, whose amino-acid sequence MKILMDAGPWLPVPPPGYGGLENVVATLTAELRAREHTVVLASVGDSTLPVDGLVSAFPTGRFEQLGGPYPQVVGTAHAHEQVALATLAEHALAGEPFDLVHSHVEVVGPALLAGLGDAAPPTLATLHWDTGRNADFWATFDGGGRVWFAGVSDTQVAQAPAQLRGQVVGVVPLSVPVDGPPPARRTDRSDAVLVLARLCEAKGIDTALRSCRAAGVPLVLAGPVGGLPDREALEAALATPGHPACSHPDVAWFLEHVEPHLDGVTARWVGSVGGAAKDELLRTSRAVLFPVRWEEPGGTAVCEALAAGTPVVAMARGCLPSLVDDGRTGFLAADEAGFTAALNRLDEIDPEACAAEARRRFAPAVMADGYERLYGETLARARRRSRPRLPAPRGQRALR is encoded by the coding sequence GTGAAGATCCTGATGGACGCCGGCCCGTGGCTGCCGGTGCCGCCGCCGGGCTACGGCGGCCTGGAGAACGTCGTCGCCACGCTGACCGCCGAGCTGCGCGCCCGCGAGCACACGGTCGTCCTCGCCTCGGTCGGCGACTCGACGCTGCCGGTCGACGGCCTGGTCAGCGCCTTCCCCACCGGCCGCTTCGAGCAGCTGGGCGGGCCCTACCCGCAGGTCGTCGGCACCGCGCACGCGCACGAGCAGGTGGCGCTGGCCACCCTCGCTGAGCACGCGCTGGCCGGCGAGCCGTTCGACCTCGTTCACAGCCACGTCGAGGTGGTGGGCCCGGCGCTGCTGGCCGGCCTGGGGGACGCCGCGCCGCCGACGCTCGCCACGCTGCACTGGGACACCGGCCGCAACGCCGACTTCTGGGCGACCTTCGACGGCGGCGGCCGGGTGTGGTTCGCCGGGGTCTCCGACACCCAGGTGGCGCAGGCGCCGGCGCAGCTGCGCGGGCAGGTCGTCGGCGTCGTCCCGCTGTCGGTGCCGGTCGACGGCCCACCCCCGGCACGGCGGACGGACCGGTCCGACGCGGTGCTGGTGCTCGCCCGGCTGTGCGAGGCCAAGGGCATCGACACGGCGCTGCGGAGCTGTCGCGCCGCCGGGGTGCCGCTGGTGCTCGCCGGCCCGGTGGGCGGCCTGCCTGACCGGGAGGCTCTGGAGGCAGCCCTCGCCACCCCCGGCCACCCGGCCTGCTCGCACCCCGACGTCGCCTGGTTCCTGGAGCACGTCGAGCCGCACCTGGACGGCGTCACCGCGCGCTGGGTCGGCAGCGTCGGGGGTGCGGCGAAGGACGAGCTGCTGCGCACCTCCCGCGCGGTGCTGTTCCCCGTCCGCTGGGAGGAGCCCGGCGGCACCGCCGTCTGCGAGGCCCTGGCCGCGGGGACGCCGGTGGTCGCCATGGCCCGCGGCTGCCTGCCCTCCCTGGTGGACGACGGCCGCACCGGCTTCCTGGCCGCCGACGAGGCCGGCTTCACCGCGGCGCTGAACCGGCTGGACGAGATCGACCCGGAGGCCTGCGCCGCCGAGGCCCGCCGCCGGTTCGCCCCCGCGGTGATGGCCGACGGCTACGAGCGGCTGTACGGCGAGACGCTGGCCCGCGCCCGCCGCCGGTCCCGTCCCCGGCTGCCGGCTCCCCGCGGACAGCGCGCCCTCCGCTGA